One stretch of Paenibacillus sp. AN1007 DNA includes these proteins:
- the tnpA gene encoding IS200/IS605 family transposase gives MATKSYSLAHTKWMCKYHIVFTPKYRRKEIYNQVRRDLIEIFKRLCKYKGVEIIEGHMMPDHVHMLVAIPPKIAVSTFMGYLKGKSSLKIFEKHAQLKYKYGNRKFWAEGYYVSTVGLNEATVRKYIREQEAHDQAVDKLSVKEYEDPFSSNRSKKK, from the coding sequence ATGGCAACCAAGAGCTACAGCCTAGCTCACACAAAGTGGATGTGTAAGTACCACATTGTGTTCACCCCGAAGTATAGACGGAAAGAAATCTATAATCAAGTGAGAAGAGATTTAATCGAAATCTTTAAACGTTTGTGCAAGTACAAAGGAGTCGAAATCATAGAAGGTCACATGATGCCCGATCATGTCCATATGTTAGTAGCCATCCCTCCAAAAATTGCGGTCTCCACGTTTATGGGATATCTAAAGGGAAAAAGTTCGCTCAAGATCTTCGAAAAACATGCCCAGCTTAAGTATAAATACGGAAATCGAAAATTTTGGGCCGAAGGGTACTATGTGAGCACAGTGGGTCTAAATGAAGCAACCGTAAGAAAGTATATTCGTGAGCAAGAAGCACATGATCAGGCGGTAGATAAGCTGAGTGTAAAAGAATACGAAGATCCATTCAGCAGTAATCGAAGCAAAAAGAAGTAA